TCTCCACGCGGCTGCAGCCCGTTGACAAGTTCGACGAAATGTTCGCCGCGCCGCTCGTAATTATCGTACTGGTCGAAGCTGGCGCAGGCCGGACTCAGAAGCACCGTGTCGCCCGGCCCGGCGTTTTCCACGGCGATCCGGATCGCCTGCTCGAGATCTCCAGCCATCACGACTTCCCCCCCTATCAAGTCGAAACTGGCGGCGATGTCGTTGGCCGCCTCGCCGATGAGGATAACCTCGTTGACTTTGGCCGACGAAGCCTCGCGGGCCAGCTCGTCGAAGTCGCAGCCTTTCGACCGGCCTCCAAGAATCAGATGGACACCGCGCCGGAAAGCGGTAAGCGCTTTCAGCGTGGCGTCCACATTGGTGGCCTTGGAGTCGTTGTAATAGGTGACTCCGTCAACCTCCCGCACCTCCTGTAGCCGGTGAGGGACTCCGGGAAAACTTTCGATCCCGGCGGCGATTTCCTCCGGGGAAAGACCGAGACAGAGGCAGGCAGCAGTGGCGGCCAGGCAGTTGTCCAGATTGTGCTCTCCCTTGAGGCCGGCCTGTCTCCAGTCAAAGATCTCATGCGAGCCTGTCTCGCCCGCTGCTTCGCCGGTCTCCCCTGAGACTTCGCCACCGGCGGAGCCATTCCTCCCGGAATCGGCCTCAAAAAGCTGTTTCCATGCCCGCGGCAGCCGCCCGCGCAGGCCGGCGCTGGCCGTTGCCAGCCCATGGAGATTGGCGCGGATGACGCCGTCGCGGATAAAGACCAGCGGCTCCGCCGTCTCGCCGGCCTCACGCTTGTCGTCTCCGGCCCGGCGGCTGAACCAGACGCGGGCCGCGTGCCCGGGGACGCTGCGGCGGCAGCGGGGATCGTCGAGGTTGATGACGGAGACGTCTTCAGCCTCCTGGTTCTCGAAGATCCTCATCTTGGCGGCGAAATATTCCTCGAGGTCGGGGTGGCGGTCGAGATGGTCCTCGGTCAGGTTCAGGAGGATGGCGACGCCGGGGCGGAACTCGACGATATCCTCGAGCTGGAAGCTCGAAAGCTCGACGACGAGAAGCTCTTCGGGTTTGACGTCCCCGGCCAGGGAAGAGAGGGCCAGGCCGACGTTGCCGGCCACGCGGCAGGGCCTGCCGCTGGCGCCTATGATGTGCCCGAGCAGTTCCACGGTGGTCGTCTTGCCGTTGGTGCCGGTTACGCCCAGAAACATGTTGGTGAGGAAGCGGCTGGCGAACTCGATCTCACCCCACACCGGTATGCCGCGGACGCGCGCCTCGAGCAGCAGTGGATTTTCCTGGGGAATGCCCGGGCTCTTGACCACGAGGTCGCAGCCGTCGAGCAGGGCGGTGTCCTCGCGGCCCAGCTCCACCTGGATTCCGGCGGCCTCGAGCCCGGCGGCCTCACCGGCGGCTTTGGGCTCTGACTGGCGGTCGGCCAGGACCACCTTCGTACCAGGCAACAGCCGGCGGGCGGCCAGAGCCGCGGCGATGCCGGAGCGGGCCATCCCCAAAACCAGCAGATGCCCGATGTCCTCGAGATCTACGGCGATGCCCACTGGCAGCTCCGCTCGTTTAGGCGCCGGGAGGCCTGAGGCCTCAACGTCCGGGCAGGGACAGGTAAAAAATCGTGAATCCGGTGGAGGCGAAGATGGCGCCGATGATCCAGAAGCGCATGATTATCTTCGTCTCCGACCAGGCCATCAGCTCGAAGTGATGATGGATGGGCGTCATCAGGAATACCCGTTTGCCCGTCGCCTTGAAGCTGAGCACCTGGATTATCACCGAGGCCGCCTCGGCCACAAAGATCGCCCCGATGACGATCAGCAGCAGCTCCGTCTGGGTAAGGACGGCCATGGCGGCGATGGCCCCGCCCAGCGCCAGCGAGCCGGTGTCGCCCATGAAGATCTCGGCGGGGAATGAATTGAACCAGAGGAAGCCGACACAGGCGCCGCCAAGGCAGGCGGCGATTATGCCCATGTCGGTCTGCTGGGTCAGGAAGGCGATGGTCATGTAGGTCAGCATGGTCACCGCGACCGAGCCCGCCGCCAGCCCGTCGAGGCCGTCGGTCAGGTTGACGGCGTTGGAGAATCCGGCTACCCAGAGGAAGATGATGATGTAATAAAAAAGACCGACGTCAATGATCTCGTTGCTGAAGGGGATCTTGATGCTCTCGGTGAGGCCGGCGTAGCGCACGGCGATCATTCCCACAATGATCGCCAGCAGTAATTGCAAAAGCAGCTTGCCACGGGCGCGCAGGCCCAGCGAGCGCTTCATCCTGATCTTGGCAATGTCGTCGGCAAAGCCGATGGCGGCGCAGCCCAGGGTGGTGATGATAACGATCGCGCTCTTGGCGCTCCATTCCCAGAGGATGAAGAACGGCACCAGCATGCCAATGATGATCAGCAGGCCGCCGAGGGTGGGGATTCCCGACTTGGTCTTCAAGTGTTGCTCGGGGCCCTCTTCCCTGACCTGCTGCCCGAATTCGTTGCGTTTTACAAACTTGATGAATTGTGGGCCGAGGAAGAGGGTGATCAGCATCGAAGCGAGCCCGGCGGCGAGGAGCTGGAACATGCCGGATTATCGCTCCGGCGTCTGGTTGGCGCCTTCGCCTGGCGTGTCCGCGGCCGGTGTTGCTGTGCCAGCGGCTAGCGCTTCGCTCAGTTCTTCCAGCTTCATGAAGCGTGATGCCTTGACCAGAACGACGTCGCCTGGCCTTATCAGTCCCGGCGCTTCGGCGAGGGCTTGCGACCGGTCGGCAAAGTAGTAGCAGCAGCCGCTACAGGCGCCGGCGCCCTTGACGCCTTCGACGTAACCGGCCGCCTCCCGGCCGACGGCGATCAGGCGGTCGATGCCGAGCTCGGAGATCAGCCGGCCGACTTCTTGATGAAACTTTTCGGATTCAGTCCCCAGCTCGCCCATGTCGCCGAGGATGGCCACGGTGCGCCGGCCGGTGCCGACGCTGGCGAGGTATTCCAGGGAAGATCGCATCGACAGCGGATTGGCGTTGTAGCAGTCGTTGAGCAGCAGTGCGTCGCCGGGCAGCTCGATGAGCTCGCCCCTGAGGCTGCCGAGGTGGATGTTCTCCACCGCTCCGGGGATGTCCTCGAGCGGAAGCCCCAGCAGATGGTAGGCGCCGATGGCCGCCATGGCGTTTAAAAGGTGATGATGGGGAGCGAAATTGAACCAGAGCTCGATCTCACGGCCGCAGCAGGAGATGACCGCGTGCAACCGGCCGTCCTCGGCGTGCTCGTGAAAGACCGGGTGAATGTCCGCCAGCTCGTCGAAACCAAAGGTTATCTGGCGAAGGTCGAGCCCCTGCAGATGCGGCGCCAGCAGCGCTTCCCCGAAGGGAATCACCAGTCCGCCGCCGGAGGGAAGGCCCTGGGCTATCTCGGCCTTGCCGCGGGCGATGTTCTCCAGGCTGCCGGCATATTCCAGGTGCGCCGGGCCGACGTTGGTGATCACGGCCACATCCGGAGCGGCGATGCGGCAAAGCTCGCTGATCTCTCCGGCGGACTGCATGCCCATCTCGACGACTATGACTTCAGTGCCTGCCGCCGCCGACAGCAGCGTCAGCGGCACGCCGACCTCGTTATTGAAACTGGCGCGGCTGGCGACGAAATCAAGCTTGGGCGAAAGCAGTCCCGAGAGCATGTCCTTGGTGGAGGTCTTGCCGGTGCTGCCGGTGATGGCGACCACGGTGGCGCCGCTGCGGGCGGCGACCAGTGAGGCGATGCCTTTCAATGCCTCGCCGGAGTCGTCCACGGCGATGACGACGGCTGTGCCGTTCGCGTTCGCGCCGCTGCCGCCGTTGCCGTTGCCGTTGCCGCCGTTGCCGTTGCCGCCGACTGTCGCGGACAGCGTCGCCGCGGCTCTCCCGGCGGCGTCCCGTTCTGCCAGCACGCCGCTGGCGCCTCCGGAGAGCGCTTCGACCACGAATTCGCCGCCGTCGAAGTTCTCGCCCCTGAGCGCGACAAACAGCTTGCCCGCCAGATCTGCCCGCGTATCTGTAGATATATCAACCACCGCTGATGCGGCGTCGCCGGCCAGAAGTTCGCCGGCGCAGGCATCGCAGATCTCTTGTGCCGTGAGCGTAATCAATTCTTCAACTTGTACAGGAATGGAACCCGACATCCTCTCAGTTTGCATGAATTTCTCTTGCCCGTTCAGGGCAGACAATAACCGCACACCGGCGTGGCCGAAGTGCTCATCCCCATCCGCCCGGCGCCGGCGCCGCGACGATCTGCCGAACGCGGAATGTAGGTCACGGTCGTGCTCAGGGAACCCGAGGCGGGACCGGTGGCGCTGCTTCCAGCGGACCCGGTGGCGCTGCTCAGGGGGACTGACCAAAGAAAGAGCGTCCGCAACGGAGCGCCTGGATTTTGTTTTCGGGGATGGTAGACCGCAGTGGCCAGCAGACCGTCGAGAAGGGTGAAGTAGAATTCCGCCTTCATCGGGACAACATTGTATAAGAAATTGCGCTTTTTGAACACCCCGGCATTCGCGGCCGCTCTGGCGGCGTAGCCTGGTTCCGCCTGGAAATACCGGGCATCATGGCGCAATCTCCAATTTTTGCAGGGCAAACTGGGTGATTTTCTGGAAGGCCGGCGCCGCCACGGTCGAACCGCCGCCGAATGGATGCGGCTCGTCCACCATCACCATGACCACCAGCTGCGGATCCGCCGCCGGCACCATGCCGATGAAGGAGCCGATGTAATTTTCCTCGGAATAGCCGGAGCCGTCCGGGAGCGGCTTCTGGGCCGTTCCCGTCTTGCCGGCGACGTGATAGCCGTCGATCTGGGCCAGCGGCGCGCCGCCGTCCTCGACGACCTGCTGCAGGTAGGTGCGAAGCTGCCTGGCCGTCTTTTCGCTGGTGACCGGGTGGCCTGCCGCCGGTTCCACCGGCTGACCGCCGACGGCCCTGACCAGATGCGGTTTCACGGCCACACCGTTGTTGGCGATGGTCGCGTAAGCCGCCGCCATCTGGATACCGCTGACCGAAAGCCCCTGGCCGATGGGAACATTGCCGATGGTCGATTCCGACCAGTCCTGCGGCGCCCAGACGATGCCGGTGGCCTCGCCCGGGAAATCGATCCCCGTAGGCTGGCCAAACCCGAACCTCAGGATCCAGTCATAAAGCTTCTGGTCGCCGGTGCGCATGCCCACGGTCACGGCGCCGATGTTGCTCGAATGCGTCAATATCTGGCCGAGGTCCCAATCAACCGGGCCGCGGTCGACAGCGTCCTTGATGGTGCGGCCGCCAAGCTCGAGCGTCGGCTCGAGGTGATAGGTCTGTCCCGGGGCCACGGCATTCTCTTCGAGCCCGGCAGAGACAGTCACCGATTTGAACACCGATCCCGGTTCGTAGTTGTCGGTCACCGCGCGGTTGCGCCGCTGCTCATCGGTAAGCTTGCTGAAGCTGTTGGCGTCGACGGTTGGCACATCCGCCATGGCGTAGATCTCTCCCGTTTTGGGATCCATGATGATGCACTCGGCGCCCTTGGCGGACCATTGCTTGACAGTGTCGGATAGGATCTTCTCTGCCTCGAACTGCAGCGACTGGTCGATGGTCAGGGTGACGTCCTGTCCGCGGCTGCCCTCCACCAGGCTGAGCGTCTCGATCTGCTTTCCGGAAGGATCGAAGACGATTTTCTGGCTGCCGCCCGTGCCCGAGAGGACATCGTCCATCTGCAGTTCCATGCCCGCCAGGCCCTGATTGTCGACTCCGGCGTAACCGACGACCTGCGCCGCCACCTGCTTCTGCGGATAGACGCGCTTTTCTTCCGAGCTGATCCAGAGTCCGGTGATCTTGGCGTCGTCGATGGTCTGGGCGGTGGCGGGATCGATCTTGCGCGCCAGGATGACCGAACTCGATTTCGAACGGTCGCCCAGCTTCTCCAGGATCGCCGATGAATCGAGCTTGAGCAGCGGCGCCAGGAACTGAGCCGTCTTTAATGGATCCTCGATGTAGTAGGGATCGGCGGTGATGGTCTTGGCTTCCTCGCCGACGGCCAGCTCGCGGCCGTTGCGGTCGAAGATGGTGCCACGGCGGGCGGGGTACTGGAATTCCTTGACCTGCTGCTCGTTGGCCTGCGCCGAGAGCTCATCGGCCTTGACGGTCTGCAGGAAGACAGTCTTGGCGATGACGGCGGCAAAGACGAGCAGAAAGATGAAGAGGGTTAAGCGGATGCGCCTGTTGGGATCGGCGAGCACCGGCACCTAGGGCGCTGCCCTCCCGGCGCTGCCCGCGCCCAGAGGGTCGAGGTCGGCATAGCTCTTCTGGCTGCCGTCAGGGCTGATGTAGACGTACTGCACCTTGTCGGCCGGCACCATGCCCAGGGTCTTGGTGGCGATCTGTTCGACCCGCTCGGGCGAGCGCAGGGTCGCGACGTCACTTGACAATTGCGCGTTTTGTGATGAAAGCTCGTTCTTCTGGGCGATGAGGTCGTTGAATTCGAGGTTCTTCTTGAGCATGCTCACGTGCACCGCCACCAGGCCGAGCAGGCAGACGGCCACGGCCGTCAGCCAGAGGCCGATATGGGCGGCGCCGCCTTCGGGCACCTGCACGCGGCTCGTGCGCGTCCGTGTCGAGGGCCGTTTGGCCGGCCGCGTATCGCGCTCGAACTTGCGCGTTATCTCTGTGAAACCCCAGTCTTTTTCAGCAGGTCTTGCCATCTACCCCTCTAGTGATAGTGCTGTTTACCCCAGCTTTTCCGCCACCCGCAGCTTTGCCGACTGCGCGCGAGGGTTGTCGGCGATCTCTTCCTCCGAAGGCGCGATCGGCCTGCGGGTGATCACCCTGATCTCCGCCTGGGCCTTGCAGACGCACTGCGGCAGATCCGGCGGGCATTTGCACTTGCCGACACGGGCGGCGAAGAACTGCTTGACGATGCGGTCTTCCAGCGAATGGAAGCTGATGACCGCAAGCCTGCCGTTCGGAGCCAGCAGCGACAGCGCGTTCTCAAGGCCGCGCTCGAGCGAGGCCAGCTCGTCGTTGACGGCTATGCGCAGCGCCTGGAATACGCGCCTGGCGGGATGACCGGCGCCGAAACGCGCCGGAGTCGGGATCGCGGCCTTGACCGCGTCGACTAGCTGCAGGGTGGTCTCAAAAGGTTTTTTGTCGCGCTCGTTGCAGATGCGCCTGGCGATCTGCCGCGCGTAGCGTTCCTCGCCATAGGTCTGGAAGATGCGCACCAGCTCGGCGTAGGGAAGCTCGTTGACCATCTGCCGGGCCGTGGTGCCGCGGCCGGGATCCATGCGCATATCCAGCGGCGCGTTGTAGCTGTAAGAGAAGCCGCGCTCGGGGCGGTCCAGCTGCATCGAGGAGACGCCCAGGTCGAGATAGATGAGGTCGGCCTCGAAGCCGTTCTGGTTCAGGTCTTCAAGTGCGTCGGCGAAGTTCCCGTGCATGAAGCGGCAACGGAAGGGCTGGTATTGCGAGAACAGATCGAAATAGCGCTTGGCCACGGGATCGCGGTCGACGCCGATGAAGACGGCGTCCTGTCCCAGCTCGCGCGCAACCTTGCGGGCGTGGCCGCCGGCCCCGAATGTGCAATCGATGATGGTGTCATCCGCTTGCGGCGCGAGCAGGTTTACCAGCTCGTCCGCCAGCACCGGCAAGTGCGCGGCGCCGTTTGATGGCATTCCCTGTATGCTGTCATTCAACTGCATACTTCCCTTCTCCCTTTACGGGGGAAAGCGCGGTAAAGCGGCCTGTTACTGCCCCGCCCTTTCCCGTTCTTTGGAATCTTCCTCGTACTGCTCCCACTGCTTGACGGCCCAGACTTCAAAACAGCTGCCCATTCCGGTGAAGACCACCTCCTTGCCGATCTCCGCCCAGGTCAGGTGCGCCGCGCCGAGACCGATGCGTCCCTGCTTGTCGATGTCGCAATGGGCCGCCCCGCTTAAAAGCTTTCTCATCTTGTCGCGGGCGGCGCGGCTCTCCATCATGTCCAGCTGCGAGATCTTCTCTTCCCTGAGCTTCTGCCATTCGTCCATGGGATAGAC
This genomic window from Actinomycetota bacterium contains:
- the rsmH gene encoding 16S rRNA (cytosine(1402)-N(4))-methyltransferase RsmH: MNDSIQGMPSNGAAHLPVLADELVNLLAPQADDTIIDCTFGAGGHARKVARELGQDAVFIGVDRDPVAKRYFDLFSQYQPFRCRFMHGNFADALEDLNQNGFEADLIYLDLGVSSMQLDRPERGFSYSYNAPLDMRMDPGRGTTARQMVNELPYAELVRIFQTYGEERYARQIARRICNERDKKPFETTLQLVDAVKAAIPTPARFGAGHPARRVFQALRIAVNDELASLERGLENALSLLAPNGRLAVISFHSLEDRIVKQFFAARVGKCKCPPDLPQCVCKAQAEIRVITRRPIAPSEEEIADNPRAQSAKLRVAEKLG
- the mraZ gene encoding division/cell wall cluster transcriptional repressor MraZ, whose protein sequence is MGIYGAVMPEYDFLGQHSHTLDSKNRVAIPAKFRSQLDNGKVIVTKGFDGCLVVYPMDEWQKLREEKISQLDMMESRAARDKMRKLLSGAAHCDIDKQGRIGLGAAHLTWAEIGKEVVFTGMGSCFEVWAVKQWEQYEEDSKERERAGQ
- a CDS encoding UDP-N-acetylmuramoyl-tripeptide--D-alanyl-D-alanine ligase, whose product is MQTERMSGSIPVQVEELITLTAQEICDACAGELLAGDAASAVVDISTDTRADLAGKLFVALRGENFDGGEFVVEALSGGASGVLAERDAAGRAAATLSATVGGNGNGGNGNGNGGSGANANGTAVVIAVDDSGEALKGIASLVAARSGATVVAITGSTGKTSTKDMLSGLLSPKLDFVASRASFNNEVGVPLTLLSAAAGTEVIVVEMGMQSAGEISELCRIAAPDVAVITNVGPAHLEYAGSLENIARGKAEIAQGLPSGGGLVIPFGEALLAPHLQGLDLRQITFGFDELADIHPVFHEHAEDGRLHAVISCCGREIELWFNFAPHHHLLNAMAAIGAYHLLGLPLEDIPGAVENIHLGSLRGELIELPGDALLLNDCYNANPLSMRSSLEYLASVGTGRRTVAILGDMGELGTESEKFHQEVGRLISELGIDRLIAVGREAAGYVEGVKGAGACSGCCYYFADRSQALAEAPGLIRPGDVVLVKASRFMKLEELSEALAAGTATPAADTPGEGANQTPER
- the ftsL gene encoding cell division protein FtsL, whose protein sequence is MARPAEKDWGFTEITRKFERDTRPAKRPSTRTRTSRVQVPEGGAAHIGLWLTAVAVCLLGLVAVHVSMLKKNLEFNDLIAQKNELSSQNAQLSSDVATLRSPERVEQIATKTLGMVPADKVQYVYISPDGSQKSYADLDPLGAGSAGRAAP
- a CDS encoding penicillin-binding protein 2, translating into MPVLADPNRRIRLTLFIFLLVFAAVIAKTVFLQTVKADELSAQANEQQVKEFQYPARRGTIFDRNGRELAVGEEAKTITADPYYIEDPLKTAQFLAPLLKLDSSAILEKLGDRSKSSSVILARKIDPATAQTIDDAKITGLWISSEEKRVYPQKQVAAQVVGYAGVDNQGLAGMELQMDDVLSGTGGSQKIVFDPSGKQIETLSLVEGSRGQDVTLTIDQSLQFEAEKILSDTVKQWSAKGAECIIMDPKTGEIYAMADVPTVDANSFSKLTDEQRRNRAVTDNYEPGSVFKSVTVSAGLEENAVAPGQTYHLEPTLELGGRTIKDAVDRGPVDWDLGQILTHSSNIGAVTVGMRTGDQKLYDWILRFGFGQPTGIDFPGEATGIVWAPQDWSESTIGNVPIGQGLSVSGIQMAAAYATIANNGVAVKPHLVRAVGGQPVEPAAGHPVTSEKTARQLRTYLQQVVEDGGAPLAQIDGYHVAGKTGTAQKPLPDGSGYSEENYIGSFIGMVPAADPQLVVMVMVDEPHPFGGGSTVAAPAFQKITQFALQKLEIAP
- a CDS encoding UDP-N-acetylmuramoyl-L-alanine--D-glutamate ligase; translation: MGIAVDLEDIGHLLVLGMARSGIAAALAARRLLPGTKVVLADRQSEPKAAGEAAGLEAAGIQVELGREDTALLDGCDLVVKSPGIPQENPLLLEARVRGIPVWGEIEFASRFLTNMFLGVTGTNGKTTTVELLGHIIGASGRPCRVAGNVGLALSSLAGDVKPEELLVVELSSFQLEDIVEFRPGVAILLNLTEDHLDRHPDLEEYFAAKMRIFENQEAEDVSVINLDDPRCRRSVPGHAARVWFSRRAGDDKREAGETAEPLVFIRDGVIRANLHGLATASAGLRGRLPRAWKQLFEADSGRNGSAGGEVSGETGEAAGETGSHEIFDWRQAGLKGEHNLDNCLAATAACLCLGLSPEEIAAGIESFPGVPHRLQEVREVDGVTYYNDSKATNVDATLKALTAFRRGVHLILGGRSKGCDFDELAREASSAKVNEVILIGEAANDIAASFDLIGGEVVMAGDLEQAIRIAVENAGPGDTVLLSPACASFDQYDNYERRGEHFVELVNGLQPRGD
- the mraY gene encoding phospho-N-acetylmuramoyl-pentapeptide-transferase → MFQLLAAGLASMLITLFLGPQFIKFVKRNEFGQQVREEGPEQHLKTKSGIPTLGGLLIIIGMLVPFFILWEWSAKSAIVIITTLGCAAIGFADDIAKIRMKRSLGLRARGKLLLQLLLAIIVGMIAVRYAGLTESIKIPFSNEIIDVGLFYYIIIFLWVAGFSNAVNLTDGLDGLAAGSVAVTMLTYMTIAFLTQQTDMGIIAACLGGACVGFLWFNSFPAEIFMGDTGSLALGGAIAAMAVLTQTELLLIVIGAIFVAEAASVIIQVLSFKATGKRVFLMTPIHHHFELMAWSETKIIMRFWIIGAIFASTGFTIFYLSLPGR